The sequence ACCGACGATGCCCAGCGAGATCGCGACAGGGACATTGATCAGGATGAGCAGGATCAGCCCCAGAAACATATAGAAAATTGTCATGTGGTCACTCCCGAGCGCCGTAGCCGGCACTCGCTCTGAATAGTCCCGGTCATGCCTTGACGGGCTTGACGCCCGCCTCTTCAAGCTCGTGGTCGATGAAGCCGTCGCCCTTCGCGCTTTCAATCACCTCCGGCAGCCGCAGGATCTCGGCGATGATGAACAGCACCGACCCGATCGGCAGCACCGATTGCGTCAGTTGCAGCGACACGTTGGTGAGGCTGACCAGTGATGAGCCCTCCAGAATGAGCACCACCTGCATGCCGGTGTAAGCCAGCAACACGAAGAACGCGATGGTGATGGCCTCAGCGAGCAAGGCGATTGGCAGGCGCAGCCTGGGCGAGAAGTAATTGATGACGCTGGGGCAACCGATATGGGCGCCCTTCGCTGCGGCCAACGCCGCGCCGTAATACGTAAGCCAGGCCAGGCCGACGGATGCCACCTCGTCGTACCAAC is a genomic window of Stutzerimonas stutzeri containing:
- a CDS encoding TRAP transporter small permease; this translates as MGSFTAFRKGFSRLLEIIVVINVVALTLVVTVGFMSRLAGSPFSWYDEVASVGLAWLTYYGAALAAAKGAHIGCPSVINYFSPRLRLPIALLAEAITIAFFVLLAYTGMQVVLILEGSSLVSLTNVSLQLTQSVLPIGSVLFIIAEILRLPEVIESAKGDGFIDHELEEAGVKPVKA